Proteins from a single region of Sebastes umbrosus isolate fSebUmb1 chromosome 8, fSebUmb1.pri, whole genome shotgun sequence:
- the nfu1 gene encoding NFU1 iron-sulfur cluster scaffold homolog, mitochondrial, with translation MATYRQVGRLLGLSARLSRPLAVSGYQSAGLHWPSHNTAVPNRWPQNPHWVVPGRTMFVQTQDTPNPNSLKFLPGRTVLETGTMNFASPRDAHCSPLARQLFRIEGVKGVFLGPDFITISRTDENMEWKVMKPDVFAAIMDFFTSGLPVVNEDSTPSADTAPSEDDDEVVAMIKELLDTRIRPTVQEDGGDVVYRGFEDGIVKLKLQGSCTSCPSSIVTLKSGIQNMLQFYVPEVESVEQVKDEDEEEAAQV, from the exons ATGGCTACTTACAGGCAGGTCGGCAGGTTGTTGGGTCTTTCAGCAAGACTTTCACGTCC TCTTGCAGTCAGTGGATATCAGAGTGCTGGATTACACTGGCCTTCACATAACACGGCAGTCCCAAACAGATGGCCACAAAACCCCCATTGGGTTGTTCCTG GAAGGACCATGTTTGTGCAGACGCAGGACACACCGAATCCAAACAGCCTAAAGTTTCTGCCCGGTCGTACAGTCCTTGAAACAGGGACGATGAATTTTGCCAGCCCTCGCGATGCTCATTGCTCACCCTTAGCAAG ACAGCTGTTTAGGATTGAGGGAGTCAAGGGTGTCTTCCTGGGCCCCGACTTTATCACCATATCAAGG ACTGATGAAAATATGGAGTGGAAAGTAATGAAGCCCGATGTATTTGCTGCCATTATGGACTTTTTCACTTCTGGACTTCCTGTGGTCAATGAGGACAGCACGCCTAGCGCAGATACAG CACCATCAGAAGATGACGACGAAGTAGTCGCTATGATCAAAGAACTGCTGGATACTCGAATAAG GCCAACAGTGCAGGAGGATGGAGGTGATGTTGTGTATCGGGGGTTTGAGGACGGCATCGTCAAACTGAAGCTGCAGGGCTCCTGCACCAGTTGTCCAAGTTCCATTGTCACTTTGAAGAGTGGAATCCAAAACATGCTGCAGTTTTACGTCCCCGAAGTTGAATCAGTGGAGCAG GTGAAGGacgaagatgaagaagaggctGCTCAAGTTTGA
- the c8h9orf78 gene encoding telomere length and silencing protein 1 homolog isoform X2: MPSGRQFRRRRNSSDVEEDETTKEVRSKVEEAKELQSLRKRQTGVSVSALLVGDLLPPEVEGDNDPFKLKTGGVVDMKKIKDRNRDMTEEETDLNLGTSFSAETNRRDEDADMMKYIETELKKKKGLVEAEEQKVKVKNAEDHLYELPESIRVNSAKKTEEMLSNQMLSGIPEVDLGIDAKIKNIIQTEDAKAKLLQEQRNKKKDHGTSFVPTNIAVNYVQHNRFYHEDVNAPQRHHRHREEPKARPLRVGDTEKPGPEVATPPNYRKRPNNEKATDDYHYEKFKKMNRRY; this comes from the exons ATGCCGTCTGGCAGACAATTTAGGCGGAGAAGGAACTCGTCGGATGTGGAGGAGGATGAGACAACTAAAGAAGTCAG ATCAAAAGTAGAAGAGGCTAAAGAGCTTCAGAGTTTGAGGAAACGACAGACCGGAGTGAG TGTGTCTGCCCTGTTGGTTGGGGATTTACTGCCACCAGAAGTTGAGGGTGAT aATGACCCTTTTAAGCTGAAGACTGGAGGGGTTGTAGACATGAAGAAAATCAAAGATAGGAATAGGGACAT GACAGAAGAGGAGACGGACCTGAACCTGGGCACCTCCTTTTCTGCTGAAACTAACAGAAGAGACGAGGATGCGGACAT GATGAAATATATTGAGACCGAGCTGAAAAAGAAGAAGGGGTTGGTGGAAGCCGAGGAACAGAAAGTTAAGGTGAAGAATGCAGAGGACCACTTGTATGAGCTGCCCGAGAGCATCCGAGTCAACTCTGCCAAGAAGACGGAGGAAATGTTGTCCAATCAGATGCTGAGTGGGATCCCTGAAGTCGATCTTGGCATTGA TGCAAAGATTAAGAACATCATCCAGACAGAGGATGCAAAAGCCAAGCTTCTGCAAGAACAAAGGAACAAGAAAAAAGACCACGGCACATCATTTGTACCCACCAACATCGCTGTCAACTACGTCCAACACAACCGCT TCTATCATGAGGATGTGAACGCACCACAGCGGCACCACAGACACAGAGAAGAGCCCAAAGCAAGGCCGCTGCGTGTGGGAGACACTGAGAAACCAGGTCCAGAGG TTGCGACACCACCCAACTACCGCAAACGTCCAAACAACGAAAAGGCCACAGATGACTACCATTACGAGAAGTTCAAGAAGATGAATCGACGATACTGA
- the LOC119493090 gene encoding glutamine--fructose-6-phosphate aminotransferase [isomerizing] 1 has product MCGIFAYLNYQVPRTRREILEILLKGLHRLEYRGYDSAGVGIDGGNGKDWESNAKSIQLIKQRGKVKALDEEINKQQDIDLDVEFDVHLGIAHTRWATHGAPSPVNSHPHRSDKNNEFIVIHNGIITNYKDLRKFLESKGYEFESETDTESIAKLVKYMYDNRENDDLSFATLVEQVIQQLEGSFALVLKSVHYPGEAVGTRRGSPLLMGVRSDHKLSTDHIPVLYRSTTKEKKGCSPIPRLDQDTCLFPVDEKSVEYYFASDASAVIEHTNRVIFLEDDDVAAVMEGRLSIHRIKRRAGDYPARAIQTLQMELQQIMKGNYSSFMQKEIFEQPESVVNTMRGRINFENNTVTLGGLKDHIKEIQRCRRLILIACGTSYHAGVATRQVLEELTELPVMVELASDFLDRNTPVFRDDVCFFISQSGETADSLMALRYCKERGALTVGVTNTVGSSISRETDCGVHINAGPEIGVASTKAYTSQFVALIMFALLMCDDRISMQPRRREIIQGLRVLPDLIKEVLSLDDEIQKLATELYQQKSVLIMGRGYHYSTCLEGALKIKEITYMHSEGILAGELKHGPLALVDKLMPVIMIIMRDHTYTKCQNALQQIVARQGRPIVICDKDDYETAKCSSRTIKVPHCVDCLQGVLSVIPLQLLSFHLAVLRGYDVDCPRNLAKSVTVE; this is encoded by the exons ATGTGTG GAATCTTTGCCTATCTCAACTACCAGGTGCCAAGGACTCGCCGTGAGATCCTTGAGATCCTCCTCAAAGGTCTGCACCGTCTGGAGTACAGAGGCTACGACTCAGCTG gTGTGGGAATTGATGGTGGCAATGGCAAGGACTGGGAGTCAAATGCGAAGTCTATCCAACTGATCAAACAACGTGGAAAAGTGAAGGCTCTGGATGAGGAGATCAACA AGCAGCAGGATATTGACCTGGATGTGGAGTTTGATGTTCACCTTGGCATTGCTCATACCCGCTGGGCCACCCACGGTGCACCAAGCCCAGTTAACAGCCATCCACACCGATCTGACAAGAACAATG AGTTCATTGTCATTCACAATGGAATTATCACCAACTACAAAGACCTGAGGAAATTCTTG GAGAGCAAAGGCTACGAGTTTGAGTCAGAGACCGACACAGAGTCAATCGCAAAGCTGGTGAAGTACATGTATGACAACCGGGAAAATGATGACCTCAGTTTCGCTACACTGGTGGAACAGGTGATACAGCAGCTG GAGGGATCTTTTGCACTGGTCTTAAAGAGCGTCCACTACCCCGGAGAGGCAGTCGGCACAAG GAGGGGAAGTCCCCTGCTGATGGGAGTGAGGAGTGATCACAAGCTGTCCACAGATCATATTCCTGTGCTCTACCGCTCCA cCACTAAAGAAAAGAAGGGCTGCAGTCCCATTCCCAGGCTGGACCAGGACACCTGCTTGTTCCCTGTGGATGAGAAATCCGTGGAGTACTACTTTGCCTCTGATGCAAG CGCAGTGATCGAGCACACAAACCGAGTGATCTTCCTGGAGGACGACGACGTGGCTGCCGTGATGGAAGGCCGCCTGTCCATCCACAGGATAAAGCGTAGGGCCGGAGACTACCCTGCCCGCGCCATCCAGACCCTGCAGATGGAGCTACAGCAGATCATGAAGG GCAACTACAGCTCCTTCATGCAGAAGGAGATCTTTGAGCAGCCAGAGTCTGTGGTCAATACCATGAGGGGGAGAATCAACTTTGAGAACAACACAG TGACACTGGGTGGACTGAAGGACCACATCAAAGAGATCCAGAGGTGTCGGCGTCTTATCCTCATTGCCTGCGGCACCAGCTACCACGCCGGGGTAGCG ACCCGCCAGGTCCTGGAGGAGCTCACCGAGCTGCCTGTCATGGTGGAGCTGGCCAGCGACTTCCTGGACAGGAACACTCCCGTCTTCCGAGACGACGTCTGCTTCTTCATCAGCCAGTCAG GGGAGACCGCTGACAGCCTCATGGCCCTGCGCTACTgtaaggagagaggagctctgACTGTGGGCGTCACCAACACAGTGGGCAGCTCCATCTCCAGGGAGACTGACTGCGGAGTCCACATCAACGCCGGGCCTGAGATCGGAGTAGCCAGCACCAAG GCCTACACCAGCCAGTTTGTGGCCCTCATCATGTTTGCGCTCTTGATGTGCGATGACAGGATTTCCATGCAGCCCAGACGCCGAGAGATAATCCAGGGCCTGAGAGTGCTTCCAG ATCTGATTAAGGAGGTCCTCAGTTTGGATGATGAGATCCAGAAGTTGGCAACAGAGCTGTACCAGCAGAAGAGTGTACTGATCATGGGCAGAGGTTACCATTATTCTACCTGCCTGGAAGGAGCACTG AAAATCAAGGAAATCACATACATGCATTCAGAGGGCATCCTGGCTGGAGAGCTGAAACACGGCCCCCTGGCGCTAGTGGATAAACTCATGCCGGTCATCATGATCATCATGAGAGACCACACCTACACCAAATGTCAGAACGCCCTGCAGCAAATTGTTGCCCGCCAG GGCCGTCCCATCGTGATCTGTGACAAAGATGATTACGAGACCGCCAAGTGCTCCAGCCGCACCATCAAagtgcctcactgtgtggactGCCTGCAGGGCGTCCTGAGCGTCATCCCGCTGCAGCTGCTGTCCTTCCACCTGGCTGTGCTCCGAGGTTACGAC GTGGACTGTCCAAGAAACCTGGCCAAGTCTGTGACCGTAGAGTGA
- the c8h9orf78 gene encoding telomere length and silencing protein 1 homolog isoform X1, which translates to MPSGRQFRRRRNSSDVEEDETTKEVRSKVEEAKELQSLRKRQTGVSVSALLVGDLLPPEVEGDNDPFKLKTGGVVDMKKIKDRNRDMTEEETDLNLGTSFSAETNRRDEDADMMKYIETELKKKKGLVEAEEQKVKVKNAEDHLYELPESIRVNSAKKTEEMLSNQMLSGIPEVDLGIDAKIKNIIQTEDAKAKLLQEQRNKKKDHGTSFVPTNIAVNYVQHNRFYHEDVNAPQRHHRHREEPKARPLRVGDTEKPGPEGKIATPPNYRKRPNNEKATDDYHYEKFKKMNRRY; encoded by the exons ATGCCGTCTGGCAGACAATTTAGGCGGAGAAGGAACTCGTCGGATGTGGAGGAGGATGAGACAACTAAAGAAGTCAG ATCAAAAGTAGAAGAGGCTAAAGAGCTTCAGAGTTTGAGGAAACGACAGACCGGAGTGAG TGTGTCTGCCCTGTTGGTTGGGGATTTACTGCCACCAGAAGTTGAGGGTGAT aATGACCCTTTTAAGCTGAAGACTGGAGGGGTTGTAGACATGAAGAAAATCAAAGATAGGAATAGGGACAT GACAGAAGAGGAGACGGACCTGAACCTGGGCACCTCCTTTTCTGCTGAAACTAACAGAAGAGACGAGGATGCGGACAT GATGAAATATATTGAGACCGAGCTGAAAAAGAAGAAGGGGTTGGTGGAAGCCGAGGAACAGAAAGTTAAGGTGAAGAATGCAGAGGACCACTTGTATGAGCTGCCCGAGAGCATCCGAGTCAACTCTGCCAAGAAGACGGAGGAAATGTTGTCCAATCAGATGCTGAGTGGGATCCCTGAAGTCGATCTTGGCATTGA TGCAAAGATTAAGAACATCATCCAGACAGAGGATGCAAAAGCCAAGCTTCTGCAAGAACAAAGGAACAAGAAAAAAGACCACGGCACATCATTTGTACCCACCAACATCGCTGTCAACTACGTCCAACACAACCGCT TCTATCATGAGGATGTGAACGCACCACAGCGGCACCACAGACACAGAGAAGAGCCCAAAGCAAGGCCGCTGCGTGTGGGAGACACTGAGAAACCAGGTCCAGAGGGTAAGA TTGCGACACCACCCAACTACCGCAAACGTCCAAACAACGAAAAGGCCACAGATGACTACCATTACGAGAAGTTCAAGAAGATGAATCGACGATACTGA